AGGGAAAACCACGTTGGGAGGAAAAATTCAAGCTTAAAAAATTGGCGTTGTTCGGATCATACGCCAGGGAAGATCAGGCGAAGGAGAGCGACATCGATATCCTGGTGGACGCCGACCCGGAGATCGGCCTGGATTTTGTGGACTTGGCCAATGAAATTGAAAACCAATTGGGGGAAAGCATTGAGCTGGCGTCTCAAGGGGCCATCAAAAATCGGCATTGGAAATATATTGAAAAGGATTTGATTTATGTCTGAGCGTTCCTTTGAATTTCTGCTTGAAGATATTTTGGAATCAATCGAGAAAATTGAGAGTTATACGGATTCATAAAAGGGCCGGACAAGAACTGTTCCCGGACCGCTTTGAAGAGGAAAGGGGTTATGAGCAATAATTTATCGCTGTGTTCGGACAGGCCATGCGAGCGGGACTGTCTGGGTTTTACCTCGTATATTAACGCCATCAACGCTCTGATTCGAGATGAGCATTTTGAAACCCCTTTTTGCGTGGGGGTGTTCGGCAAATGGGGCAGTGGCAAAACCAGCTTTATGCGCCTTCTCAAAAAAAACCTTCTCAAAAAAAACCTTTTGGAAAAGCCACCCCCTGTGAAAATCGTCCCTGTGTGGTTCAATCCCTGGCGTTACGACCGTGAGGAGCATCTGATTATCCCCTTCTTAAAGACCCTTGAGCATGGGATAGAAAAAAACGCCAAAGGAGAAGGTTTTAAAGAAATCAAGGATTCCCTCCAAAAGGTCTCGATGAAAATCGGCCGGGTGGCAGCGGCCTTCGCCTGTGGGATGGATGTGAAATTGAAGCTCGGGCCGGCGGCGGAAATTCATTTTGACCCGTCCAAATCCATCAAAAGTGCAGAGGAGACAGAAAAAAGGCGACGGGAAGAGGCGGCCGGGGTTTTAAAAGATTTTTCATCCCTGTATTACGACTCCATGTCCCAGTTGAAAAAGGCGGTGGAGGAAAAGGGTTTTCGTATCGTGGTGTTCATCGATGATCTGGACCGATGTCTTCCGGAAAAGGCCGTGGAGCTTTTAGAGTCCATGAAGCTTTTTTTCGATATCCCAGGCTATCTTTTTGTCATCGGTGTGGACAAAGAGGTCGTCGAAAGAGGCATAACCTGGCATTACCGCCATTTTGAAAACGGCTCCAAAGATTCGACCGCCGTGTCGGCGGAGGATTACCTTGAGAAAATGATCCAGCTTCCCATCGAGCTTCCGCCCATTGAACCCGGTAAAAAAAGAGACTTCATCCAGGACCTGCTTAAGGGGCAGGAGGCGTACGCCAAACATGCCAAGCTCATTGAAAAGGGAATCGGTGAAAATCCCCGGTCCCTGAAACGTTTTGTCAACCTCCTGCTTTTCACCGGTATGCTGGCCAATCAGTTAAAGGAAAGACTTCTCAGCGAAAACAGAGATAAGAAAGATTCTGATTCGAAAGAGGAAAATCTGATAAACAGATATTTCGTTCCCGAGTTTTACATCAAGTGGGCCATTATCCTGTTTCGTTTTCATGATGTGTACACCAAAATCCGGGGAAACACCGGGTTTCTATGGGAACTCCAAAACGCTGCCAGAAACGGCGACGCTGAAGACCCGTCGGCGGCTCATCTGGATCGGGCCTTGAAAGAAGTATTGTCATACGGGGAGAAGTTTCCCAAAGATCGATGGGTCATCGATCATTTTAAGCACCTGGCCCGTGTCTCCGATGCGGGAAGCAAGACGCCCGGCGCCGCGCCGGGGTATCGCAGGGCCATGCCGAATATCGGGGAGATGGTGAAAATCCCTCAAGGGAAATTTTTGTATGGTGATCAGAAAGAGGAAGGAAAAATCCTTTATGATTATTATATTGACGCCTTTCCCGTGACCAATAGACAGTACCAGGCGTTTATGGATGACAGACAAAATCATCCCGTTCCGGGGGATTGGGACAAAAGGAAAAGGGTCTTCCCCGAGGGTTTAGAAGACCATCCCGTGCTTGATGTGTCCCTTGAAGAAGTAGTGGAGTATTGTAAATGGCGTTCTGAAAAGGAGGGCGTTGAGCACAGGCTGCCCACAGAAGAGGAATGGGAAAAGGCGGCCCGGGGGGAAGATGGCCGGGAGTATCCCTGGGGGAATGATTTTGACCCGGAAAAATGTAACAGTGAGGAGTCCGGCATAGGCCAAACGACTCCCGTGGCTCGATACCCGGATGGGGCGAGTCCCTACGGCGTGTATGACATGGCTGGCAATGTGTGGGAGTGGACGGACAGAAAAGAAGGTTTCGGGTACGTTTTGCGCGGCGGCTCGTGGTTCCGCAGATCGGTCTATTGCCGTTGCGTGGTCCGTAGCCTCCCTGGAGGTCGGGACGACTACGTCACAGGGTTTCGTTGCGTCAGGACTTAGCCTTTTCTTATCCTCTTACCTTTTTTCAATTTTCTCCTTCCCGGGGCGTTTGGATCAAGGGGCGGTTTGGGGACGTTTGGCGCGTCCCGACGACTTGCGCGTTCCGTGCAGACGCGCGGCCGTGAGACGCACGCCGTGCGTCTCTACAGCGTGACGGGACCCTGTTGTTCAAAATATCGGGGTTGGGGCGTGGGGGGCAATTCGGCCCGGCATGGCGTTGGTTTTGGCGTAGGGGCGACCGGCGGTCGCCCCTTGTTTCTTGCCCGAATTTGTTATAGGGTTATTTGTAAAAAACAGATTGAAAGAGGCGCATGATGCAATCGATTATTTGGGACAACGTGAAAGGTTCCGAGCTTTCAGGAAAATTAAAGACGATTGAGCCTGAAAAACGATATACGGTCAGCATTCAGCCGGCCGAAGACCGGGCCGAAATCCTGGCCGAGCTTGAAGGGATCGCCATTGAGGCCCGGCCGGACCCTGCCGCAGCCGGGAAATCCGAAGATGAAACCATGGCGATGGTGAACGTTGTGATCGCCAGATATAGAAGAAAAGTCGTTCAGGGTTAAGAAAGACAATGACGCGACTGGTTCTGGATTGCAATGTTTTGATCGCCGCAGGATGGAGCGACGGAACATGCCACCGTGTGGTTCACGAAATCATCAGAAATCACATCCCCATCGTTTCGTCTAAAATCATTGAGGAGTACAGCCGGGTCATCCCGTTTGAAGGGAATCAGGAGGCGAAATGTCCACAACAACCACGCGCAATCGGCGGCGATCTTTTTGAGGTATAAGGGATTCCAGCGCCTTATTAAGTTCAATTGCGTTGGCGGGACGTTCTATACGATTCGGAAGTTTTGGCATTCGCTTTTTTGCCTCGCCTGACCAGAGAACCAGGTATATGCCAAGGCCTCCTGCTTTGGCGTCGCGGGTGTATAATTTGTCAAGCTGGTCGCGCCATGCTGTCCAAAGGCCGGAGTTAAAATGATGTTTGACTTCAATCGGCAAGAGGCGATCAGTTCCCTGCAAAACCACCAAATCGCATTTTTTAGCCGAAACCATGTGGTGTTCCACTGTAACAATAAGACCTTGCGAGTTTATTCTGTTCTGTAAATCTTCCGCCAATAATCCAGAGCAAATCGGTTCATCCTTGGGTTGGATGAGGTCGTGGCCATCTTGATTCCAGTACGCCTGGTATCTTCCCGTTTGTGTTCGGGCCAATTTCCGCCCGAGAATATTTAAGTGATCGTAAACAAAGGCCAGAAGGTCATTTGGAGTGGCAGGGGGACCATCTTGGAGGGCTTCCGCGATTTCACAGGGTGAGGCAAATATGAATTCGGATTCACGCCTGCGATTTTCATACTGTACCCTCTCGTGCCTGATCAAATCGTGATAACTTTTCAGGGTGGCATTATGTTCCAATTTTTTAAGTTGCTCACCAGCATCCGCTGAGCCGTCGGCGGCCAATAGTCGGATCTGGTTGATGACGAAATCCGAGGCATCCCATGTGTTCTGGTTTCCGCTCCAAACGTCGGACGGCCAACTTTAGGGAATTTTCGTCCTACTAAAGCAATGATTTCTGCGTGTTGCATTGGTGTGAGTTTTTTTATCCCCTTCTTTTCATGGCGACTGTCTTTTATAAGTTCAATGGCGCTCCACAGGGCGGCGTCTTTTTTCGCCATTGTATTTTTCCAAAATTCCAGATGGTTGTTTGGGTCAATTAAGAAAAGGGCTGTGCTCCATATGGCTCGCGTTTCCGTCGACAATTCATTCCGAGTCAATTCGGTTTTGCCGATCTCAAGAACGGAATTTTGATCATGAAAAAGAAGAAACGATACAAGTTTCCAAACAACGCCAGGATTCCCATTGATTCCAGATTTTAAAACATCGATGGACACGGATGCAAGGAATTTTTCAGAGCCGGGGTCCTGGCTAATATCATAAAAACCTTTAAGACTGTTAATTTTTCCATCTGGCGCTTCTGAAACCCACATTTCCTTTAGAACGGATTTCACAATATTTGGACTTTTTTGAATTTGCTGAAAAATCCATGTTGGCAACGTTTCATCCTGGCCGTAGCCAGGGACATTCATGGCGATGTGAAGATTGGTGAGCGTTGCCGCGATACAATTGGGCAGGGCCTTTTCGGGGATATTCATGCCCTTGTTGCGTCGCAGGAAAACAGACAGAGCCAATAAAGTGTGGGGCCAAGGGATGCTGTTCTTCACCCAGCATTTGATAATTTCCTCTTTTTTGGGAATATTCGGATTTTCTGCATAGCGAGTAAATCCTTGGATAAGGGCGTCTGCTATGTCGCCATTTGTTATTTTTACCAATCGCTCTCTCTCGTCGAGAATGTTATTCGAATCCGGGGAAAGGCCCAAATAGATTTTGGCTGCCCAAGCAAGAATGTTTTCCTGCCTTCCTTTCCGAACAGCCCCTAACCGCAGTGTTATGAAGTCGACATCGTGATCACGGTTCATCAAATCTTCGCGTCTTTTTTTGTTTTTCCTTTCCCATTGATCCCTTCGCCATTGTCGGATCTCGCAGCTTTTCCACTCACCAAGCTCCTGATCTATATCATTTCGGCGGTCCAGCAAATCAAAACCGGTTTCGGAAAGGGTCAAAGATGCTCCCTCGTCGGGAAAGAAAGATATATACATACGGAAAAAGTTCGCCGCCCGTTCTGTATTTTTTTCCTTTTCGGCATGCGCCAGGAAAAATTCGCAGCAAGAAACAGGCCATACATTTAGTGGCAATAATTCCCAAAGATCGCCATTGATAAAGAGCCAGAATTTTTTCCCCTCATTTGAAGCGGCGTTGGACAAAAGTTCGAACACCTCCTCAAATAGAAATGGTTCCCGCTTAAGTCGCGTTTTCAAAGACAGGAGAGTTCTATGGGAATGATGCTTTCTTTTTATACGCAAATTTTGGAGCCAGTTCGACAATTGAACAGCTTTGATGGGAGAGGAACTCTCAAAACGCCGTTTCAGCCAAGTATCAAAAAGGTCTATAATATCGAATAAATATCTATCTTTAAATATCGACGTTCGGGTTGCCTTGTCAAAAATTACATCCAAATCCGAATCAGATGGAAGATCAAACAGCGAATAAAAACGGCCGCTCACTTTATTTTCATTTCCAGAAGCGGCCTGTTCCAGTATTGAGAGAATTTTAGCAGGCACATCCACGAATGCTTTCGTGAATAAGAGAATGTGAACCCGTATTCGAGGGGCGGCGGGATCATCAGCAGATCGGGAAAGCTCAAAATCAAGAAATTCCAATTGTTCCGAATCGTTTTTAATAGCTTTGGCAAAGGCTTTTAACGCCGTTGTTCTGAGCCATGTATTGTCGCGATGTAGAATCATGCCGCGTAAGATTTCAGCTATCCCTATATCTGCGGAGCTGTGTGTAATCGCTTCGAGCACGGCTATTTTTAAATGAACCTCGGTGGCCGGATATTGGAGAAGTTCTTGAAGGGTTTTGGCCGTATCCGGATTTGCGAGTTCACGGAATGAAACGCCATAATCCTCCTTTGTAAGAAACCATGGATCGTGAAGTCGGCTCAAGGCAGTCCAAATTGCGCGTTGAGCGCTTGGTGGCAGAACGCTGGCGTCTCCATAGGCAACAATGCCGTATGGATCGCGATCAATGTAGCCTTCGGCTTTGTTTTTCAGGTTACAGATTAACCACGCAAAAAGACCTCGGAGCGAGGAGACCGGTCTGCCGTCAAAACCGCATAAAAGCGCCATTACCCGATCAATTGGAAGGCCGTTCCTAATGCGTTCCGTCAAATCCTCCGCCGCCAGAAATTCTGAGATCGTTCGATGGATCGGATCGAATCGATCCACACAGGGGGAAATAAAAAGCCGTCGTTTTAAAACAGCGTCAAGATCCATTTTGTTTAAGGATGGCGGCGTTGCAAAGCTGACATAGCCATTGCCATCCGCCGGCTCTGCGCGTGAAATGCCAACTGAGTTGGACAGGAGTATGGTTGAGGCGGCCGCGCCTGCGGCCTTCCGCAAATCGCCAGGATCAGAATTTGTGGCTCCGCGTCCAGAATGTGCGGGATTCGTTTCTTTAATTAGCTGAGAAACGCCTATATCATATGCCTCAAATTTGTTTCCAGGTTTTTTTTCGGTTCCCCAAGCTTTGGCCAAGAGCTTGAGGGTCTGAGGGTTGCCAAGCAAATTCCCGAGCCCCGCCAAATTGATTTCATCCAGAAATACATCGGGATTCTGAACTATTTCTTTCACAGCATTCAGAATTTCATCGCGCGAAAGTGGACAGAGTTCAAGAACAACTACACGTCCAGATGGACTGGCTACTCCGAGCGCTTCCTGGTCTATTGATCCGAACCAGTCTGAGGCTCGGCATGATAATCGAAATTTGGGTTTGTTTAAAGAACAAAGCGCTTTTGCGACTTCGGAACTGGCATCGCGGTCGTTTGCGATGCTTCTGTATTCATCAAGGGCATCAAGGAAAAGTGGGAAATCCGATTTGGCACGAGGTTCAATCAGGAAGTTTCGGACGGTTTTATAGGAGTTCTCTTTTGCAAGTTCTTGAAATAGAGTTGTTTTTCCCATCCCCGGATTTCCAAGGAGGATTATTGCATCCTCGCTTTCGAACTCGGGAAAGGTTCCGTTCGTCTCCCTTTCTTTTCCTGTGCCGTCATTTATGACGCGTAATTCGCGTGATAGTGCTTCAACCATCTGAATCGTGATTCCTGTTGGAGATTATAAGATCAAAATTTTATAATTTGGCTTTTAAAAAAATGACCCCCTGATTGTTGATGTCGGCAGTTTGAATGTTTTCAGGGGAAAAAGTCGGAAAAAGTGGGCCGGCATGGCAAGGACGGAGATTTGACGCATGCTGTTCGTGAAAATGACATCAGGGCTTTCGTCGTTTAAGGCCGAACAATTCTTTTAATTTGCTTTGCGTGATTTTTTGTTTTGTTTCAGGCAATCGCCCCAATTCCCGCTGAACAATATCAACAGAGACGGTCATCATGCGATGCAAACGCAGCGTTGATGAAACCCGCAGACCCGACAATCCGAAATCTTCTTCGCCAGACGCTATCACGATATCGGTTTTCAGAAGTTTTTTCGGAATCTTGCTGGTGATAAACGCCAGGACGACATGCCGATACCGGCCAATCGGCTCAGTCAGGCACACCGCCGGGCGAACTTTTTTCCCGGATAAGTCATCGAATGGAAATGGAATGAGCACAATTTTATATTTCGTCATGGAAAGGCCGCCCGTCAGAGCTGGAATAAATATCTTCTTCGGGATCCTCAAGGAACGAAAACGCGGGGTTTCGGGACGCCGCTTTCAGCCACGATTCTTCGTCTATTTCATCATCAACGGGAGAAAGCACAATCACCTTCACCCGTTTGGGACCCAGGAGCGGAAGGGCGCCGTCCAATTTTAAGCGGTTATGCTCATCAATGGTTCCGGTCATCTCGATTGCGTTCATTTTGATTTCCATATCGCCGCCTCGTCGAAAAATATTTTTTATTCATGCCGATCTCTCATTCAAATATCATAAACATGGATCATTGGCAATTCAATCTTTTGGGCGGGTTTTTCGTTCAACGGGTTTGTTTTTCATGGCCGCCGGTTCGCCGGCAAGGGCGGCCGCAAGGGCCGCCCCTACATGGCCGGGGCGATATGTTCTTTGGGGGAAATTCGGTTCGGCATGGCGTTGGTTTAGGTTGTAGGGGCGGCCCTTGCGGTCGCCCTTGTTTCGTTCGGGGCCGGCGTCCCCCGTTTCTTTCGGCGCAACAAAACCGTTGACGGGGAATGGGGAAAATGGAATAAATAGAAAATGGCTGGTTATCGCCAAACATTCCAACCCCTTCGTATGAGGCGACTTTCATGAAATCAAGAAACGACATTTTGAGACTGCTGGCCCAGGGCAAACCGCGTTGGGAGGAAAAATTCAAGCTTAAAAAATTGGCGTTGTTCGGATCATACGCCAGGGAAGATCAGGCGAAGGAGAGCGACATCGATATCCTGGTGGACGCCGACCCGGAGATCGGCCTGGATTTTGTGGACCTGGCCAATGAAATTGAAAACCAATTGGGGGAAAGCATTGAGCTGGCGTCTCAAGGGGCCATCAAAAATCGGCATTGGAAATATATTGAAAAGGATTTGATTTATGTCTAAGCGTTCCTTTGAATTCCTGGTTGAAGATATTTGGGGGGTTGACCTGGCCATGATCTGGCGGATATCCCAGAAGGATATCCCGGCTCTGAAAATGGCCTTGGAAAAAATCCAAGGGATAGGTTTGTGATGGATGACGTTCGG
The DNA window shown above is from Candidatus Desulfarcum epimagneticum and carries:
- a CDS encoding conserved hypothetical protein (Evidence 4 : Unknown function but conserved in other organisms); this translates as MKSRDDISRLLAQGKPRWEEKFKLKKLALFGSYAREDQAKESDIDILVDADPEIGLDFVDLANEIENQLGESIELASQGAIKNRHWKYIEKDLIYV
- a CDS encoding conserved hypothetical protein (Evidence 4 : Unknown function but conserved in other organisms), with product MSNNLSLCSDRPCERDCLGFTSYINAINALIRDEHFETPFCVGVFGKWGSGKTSFMRLLKKNLLKKNLLEKPPPVKIVPVWFNPWRYDREEHLIIPFLKTLEHGIEKNAKGEGFKEIKDSLQKVSMKIGRVAAAFACGMDVKLKLGPAAEIHFDPSKSIKSAEETEKRRREEAAGVLKDFSSLYYDSMSQLKKAVEEKGFRIVVFIDDLDRCLPEKAVELLESMKLFFDIPGYLFVIGVDKEVVERGITWHYRHFENGSKDSTAVSAEDYLEKMIQLPIELPPIEPGKKRDFIQDLLKGQEAYAKHAKLIEKGIGENPRSLKRFVNLLLFTGMLANQLKERLLSENRDKKDSDSKEENLINRYFVPEFYIKWAIILFRFHDVYTKIRGNTGFLWELQNAARNGDAEDPSAAHLDRALKEVLSYGEKFPKDRWVIDHFKHLARVSDAGSKTPGAAPGYRRAMPNIGEMVKIPQGKFLYGDQKEEGKILYDYYIDAFPVTNRQYQAFMDDRQNHPVPGDWDKRKRVFPEGLEDHPVLDVSLEEVVEYCKWRSEKEGVEHRLPTEEEWEKAARGEDGREYPWGNDFDPEKCNSEESGIGQTTPVARYPDGASPYGVYDMAGNVWEWTDRKEGFGYVLRGGSWFRRSVYCRCVVRSLPGGRDDYVTGFRCVRT
- a CDS encoding hypothetical protein (Evidence 5 : Unknown function); the protein is MQSIIWDNVKGSELSGKLKTIEPEKRYTVSIQPAEDRAEILAELEGIAIEARPDPAAAGKSEDETMAMVNVVIARYRRKVVQG
- a CDS encoding hypothetical protein (Evidence 5 : Unknown function), which gives rise to MTRLVLDCNVLIAAGWSDGTCHRVVHEIIRNHIPIVSSKIIEEYSRVIPFEGNQEAKCPQQPRAIGGDLFEV
- a CDS encoding hypothetical protein (Evidence 5 : Unknown function), which codes for MAADGSADAGEQLKKLEHNATLKSYHDLIRHERVQYENRRRESEFIFASPCEIAEALQDGPPATPNDLLAFVYDHLNILGRKLARTQTGRYQAYWNQDGHDLIQPKDEPICSGLLAEDLQNRINSQGLIVTVEHHMVSAKKCDLVVLQGTDRLLPIEVKHHFNSGLWTAWRDQLDKLYTRDAKAGGLGIYLVLWSGEAKKRMPKLPNRIERPANAIELNKALESLIPQKDRRRLRVVVVDISPPDSLQTG
- a CDS encoding hypothetical protein (Evidence 5 : Unknown function), whose translation is MVEALSRELRVINDGTGKERETNGTFPEFESEDAIILLGNPGMGKTTLFQELAKENSYKTVRNFLIEPRAKSDFPLFLDALDEYRSIANDRDASSEVAKALCSLNKPKFRLSCRASDWFGSIDQEALGVASPSGRVVVLELCPLSRDEILNAVKEIVQNPDVFLDEINLAGLGNLLGNPQTLKLLAKAWGTEKKPGNKFEAYDIGVSQLIKETNPAHSGRGATNSDPGDLRKAAGAAASTILLSNSVGISRAEPADGNGYVSFATPPSLNKMDLDAVLKRRLFISPCVDRFDPIHRTISEFLAAEDLTERIRNGLPIDRVMALLCGFDGRPVSSLRGLFAWLICNLKNKAEGYIDRDPYGIVAYGDASVLPPSAQRAIWTALSRLHDPWFLTKEDYGVSFRELANPDTAKTLQELLQYPATEVHLKIAVLEAITHSSADIGIAEILRGMILHRDNTWLRTTALKAFAKAIKNDSEQLEFLDFELSRSADDPAAPRIRVHILLFTKAFVDVPAKILSILEQAASGNENKVSGRFYSLFDLPSDSDLDVIFDKATRTSIFKDRYLFDIIDLFDTWLKRRFESSSPIKAVQLSNWLQNLRIKRKHHSHRTLLSLKTRLKREPFLFEEVFELLSNAASNEGKKFWLFINGDLWELLPLNVWPVSCCEFFLAHAEKEKNTERAANFFRMYISFFPDEGASLTLSETGFDLLDRRNDIDQELGEWKSCEIRQWRRDQWERKNKKRREDLMNRDHDVDFITLRLGAVRKGRQENILAWAAKIYLGLSPDSNNILDERERLVKITNGDIADALIQGFTRYAENPNIPKKEEIIKCWVKNSIPWPHTLLALSVFLRRNKGMNIPEKALPNCIAATLTNLHIAMNVPGYGQDETLPTWIFQQIQKSPNIVKSVLKEMWVSEAPDGKINSLKGFYDISQDPGSEKFLASVSIDVLKSGINGNPGVVWKLVSFLLFHDQNSVLEIGKTELTRNELSTETRAIWSTALFLIDPNNHLEFWKNTMAKKDAALWSAIELIKDSRHEKKGIKKLTPMQHAEIIALVGRKFPKVGRPTFGAETRTHGMPRISSSTRSDYWPPTAQRMLVSNLKNWNIMPP
- a CDS encoding conserved hypothetical protein (Evidence 4 : Unknown function but conserved in other organisms), which produces MTKYKIVLIPFPFDDLSGKKVRPAVCLTEPIGRYRHVVLAFITSKIPKKLLKTDIVIASGEEDFGLSGLRVSSTLRLHRMMTVSVDIVQRELGRLPETKQKITQSKLKELFGLKRRKP
- a CDS encoding conserved hypothetical protein (Evidence 4 : Unknown function but conserved in other organisms); the protein is MEIKMNAIEMTGTIDEHNRLKLDGALPLLGPKRVKVIVLSPVDDEIDEESWLKAASRNPAFSFLEDPEEDIYSSSDGRPFHDEI
- a CDS encoding conserved hypothetical protein (Evidence 4 : Unknown function but conserved in other organisms), yielding MKSRNDILRLLAQGKPRWEEKFKLKKLALFGSYAREDQAKESDIDILVDADPEIGLDFVDLANEIENQLGESIELASQGAIKNRHWKYIEKDLIYV